The following are encoded in a window of Mycoplasmopsis bovis PG45 genomic DNA:
- a CDS encoding MAG5080 family lipoprotein, protein MKNKFKKILLISSSVSAFTLPIVSASCIHTLSPSILLAKEFLKTNPVSKEHNKKHIDSRIAYLKDLASKQTDSNKKNEYDTRASNIESIKDQLHKEIAETKYLYFANDVKSLTITFRNLTSLVGSKVHNEDLKAILRGYFDGTPYLSTFLAIEDKLVTQNNANAYGSSLSEFNSLVKSYAQTFNYYSDKFISFVEEADKNNKKPSEVIQHVLQFYKDNKIRINKNNYEYGYLLALPPINFLRNYDLSYNEKILDPVPLFKREIEPDSEKWKEFIANTSEFLEKNSNLLSGITKKDFRQENENDKKRFEKYYDTMKNYGTTSIQIVKLIQDILFINGWRVPTYISARLVKNEKTKKYDFKYFLEVLENPAEPNKKSSYKIYDIIKDFNLDNQDKKVTVSPQDQYLPTQFDKWVDEIKDLDMISNYEEIVEYSKLKPAVTTIEELKTEIANLKKELETASDEGKKKSLQNQIKEKEEEQKKTEEELRQSKAEQLEVAKKFMEKINLGQKISKLN, encoded by the coding sequence ATGAAAAATAAATTTAAAAAAATATTATTAATTTCTTCATCTGTTTCAGCTTTTACTCTGCCAATTGTTTCAGCTAGTTGTATTCACACATTAAGTCCTAGCATATTGCTTGCTAAAGAGTTTTTAAAAACAAATCCAGTATCTAAAGAACATAATAAAAAACACATAGACTCACGTATTGCGTATTTAAAAGATTTAGCTTCTAAGCAAACTGATTCAAATAAGAAAAATGAATATGACACTAGAGCAAGTAACATCGAAAGCATCAAAGATCAACTTCACAAAGAAATTGCAGAAACTAAATACTTATATTTTGCAAATGATGTAAAGTCCTTAACAATTACGTTTAGAAACTTAACTTCACTTGTTGGTTCAAAAGTGCATAATGAAGACTTAAAGGCTATTTTAAGAGGTTATTTTGATGGCACACCATACTTATCAACATTTTTAGCAATTGAAGATAAATTGGTTACACAGAATAATGCTAACGCTTACGGTTCATCATTATCTGAATTTAATTCATTAGTTAAATCATATGCACAAACCTTCAATTACTACTCAGACAAATTTATTTCATTTGTAGAAGAAGCTGATAAAAACAATAAAAAGCCTTCAGAAGTTATACAACATGTGCTTCAATTCTACAAAGATAATAAAATTAGAATTAACAAAAACAACTATGAATATGGCTATTTACTAGCGCTTCCGCCTATTAACTTCCTAAGAAACTATGACCTTTCATATAACGAGAAAATTTTAGATCCTGTTCCTTTATTTAAACGTGAAATTGAACCAGATAGTGAAAAATGAAAAGAATTTATTGCTAATACTTCTGAGTTTTTAGAAAAGAATTCAAACTTATTATCTGGAATTACTAAAAAAGACTTTAGACAAGAAAATGAAAATGACAAAAAAAGGTTTGAAAAGTACTACGATACTATGAAAAATTATGGTACTACTTCAATTCAAATTGTTAAATTAATTCAAGACATTTTATTTATCAATGGTTGACGTGTCCCGACTTACATATCAGCTAGATTAGTAAAAAATGAAAAAACTAAGAAGTATGATTTCAAATATTTCCTAGAAGTGTTAGAAAATCCAGCAGAACCTAATAAAAAGTCAAGCTACAAAATTTATGATATCATCAAGGACTTTAACTTAGATAACCAAGATAAAAAGGTTACTGTTAGTCCACAGGATCAGTACTTGCCAACTCAATTTGATAAATGAGTTGATGAAATAAAAGATCTTGATATGATTTCTAATTATGAAGAAATAGTTGAATATAGCAAATTAAAGCCTGCTGTAACTACTATTGAAGAGCTAAAAACTGAAATTGCCAATCTTAAAAAAGAGCTAGAAACTGCTTCAGATGAAGGCAAAAAGAAAAGCTTGCAAAATCAAATAAAAGAAAAAGAAGAAGAGCAAAAGAAGACCGAAGAAGAGCTCAGGCAGTCTAAAGCAGAACAATTAGAAGTGGCTAAAAAGTTTATGGAAAAAATCAACTTAGGCCAAAAAATATCTAAACTTAATTAA